In one window of Aphidius gifuensis isolate YNYX2018 linkage group LG4, ASM1490517v1, whole genome shotgun sequence DNA:
- the LOC122853726 gene encoding ras-related protein Rab-13-like, with protein sequence MAKLSIPFYKVIIIGDTSTGKSCLLNSLLSEQFNEEELPTIGVDFKAKMIEINGTIIKLQLWDTAGQERFRNVTTAYYHEAKGIILVYDVTNEKSFDNIINWLSLVNDRAPADVKKILLGTKCDIENKRKVPKERGEQLAAKYKMKFLETSSKMNINIEEAFFLLARDIYIAENEDIVLNTSTNDRNILLQSSSKKKKRKCFLCCTLC encoded by the exons atggCAAAGTTAAGTATTCCATTCTACAAAGTGATTATTATTGGAGATACAAGTACTGGAAAATCTTGCTTGCTTAACTCACTATTAAGTGAACAATTTAATGAAGAAGAACTTCCAACAATTG GTGTTGATTTTAAGGCAAAAATGATAGAGATCAATGGAACAATAATCAAGCTTCAATTATG ggATACAGCTGGTCAAGAGAg atttaGAAATGTCACAACAGCTTATTATCATGAAGCAAAAGGAATAATTCTTGTTTATGAtgtaacaaatgaaaaaagttttgataatataataaattggcTTTCTCTTGTCAATGATCGTGCTCCTgctgatgttaaaaaaattcttcttgGTACAAAATGTGATATAGAAAATAAGAGAAAAGTACCAAAGGAAAGAGGCGAACAATTAGCTGCaaagtataaaatgaaatttttagaaacatcttctaaaatgaatattaatattgaagaaGCATTTTTCTTACTCGCACGTGATATTTACATCGCCGAAAACGAA GATATTGTATTGAATACTTCAACGAATGATCGCAATATTTTACTgcaatcatcatcaaaaaaaaaaaaaaggaaatgttTTCTATGCTGTACACTGtgttaa
- the LOC122853727 gene encoding chymotrypsin-2-like — KMYSIIKLPLLIYLLIELCYGKPPSKIVGGVNSQPGSVPYIVSLTVAKTNQHICGGSLISLRHVLTAAHCFADVNDVESLRKIIIRTGSTNHKKDGENHTIFKLLKNADFTSGSENRWRNDIAVVVVSCITHLLTDSIKPNFYQAPISLPTALTPPRVVGQVSGWGQLSKTSESSIILQTQFTTIISNSECSARSSALVLDTQICGYNAIGAGFCMGDSGGPLVYNNEIVGIASFTIPCGTGMPDKYTRVDKYLEFIYKAMQM; from the exons aaaatgtattcaataattaaactaCCATtgctaatatatttattaattgaattgtgTTATGGAAAACCACCATCAAAAATAGTTGGTGGTGTAAATTCACAACCTGGTTCTGTACCATATATTGTATCATTAACTGTTGCCAAGACAAATCAACATATTTGCGGTGGTAGTTTAATTAGCCTACGTCATGTTTTAACAGCAGCTCATTGTTTTGCTGATGTTAATGATGTTGAATCATtacgtaaaataataattcgtaCAGGTTCAAcaaatcataaaaaagatGGTGAAAAtcatactatttttaaattattaaaaaatgctgATTTTACATCAGGATCAGAAAATAGATGGAGAAATGatattgctgttgttgttgtaagtTGTATTActcattta cTAACCGATTCTATCAAACCAAACTTCTATCAAGCACCAATTTCATTACCAACTGCTCTAACACCACCAAGAGTAGTTGGACAAGTAAGTGGCTGGGGTCAACTATCAAAAACCAGTGaatcttcaataattttacaaacacaatttacaacaataatatctAATTCAGAGTGTAGTGCTAGAAGTTCTGCGCTTGTTCTTGACACTCAAATTTGTGGATACAATGCTATAGGAGCTGGTTTTTGTATGGGTGACAGTGGTGGACCACTTGTTTACAATAATGAAATTGTTGGAATTGCATCATTTACAATTCCATGTGGTACTGGAATGCCAGATAAATATACAagagttgataaatatttagaatttatttataaagctatgcaaatgtaa
- the LOC122853728 gene encoding uncharacterized protein LOC122853728, producing the protein MENMSNCLEDYSDIFNLETKLRQVLAQLQFKSNALDKSREQLTESQNLVCKLQISLENEKRTTNKLQQELNNTVQVITQFDNEKIRGQSERARLEINYQTSKIERQHLLDQVKIMKTENVQLQQTIEILEANLSEKNIHNQSMENSVIELRNQLLHLQSIMSSNLEKLQKEQEYLRCSFKNVTDIYGKIENISKQVLTSCNQDKNELEEIKQKLAIAILAQTPINFSASKTPDTFMNQELREFSDKINNRKIDDKLDEICKNLQNINVVPSNVTQVTKQAEFNIEDFD; encoded by the exons atggaaaacaTGTCAAATTGTCTGGAAGATTAttctgatatttttaatttagaaacaaAACTACGTCAAGTATTAGCACAGCTGCAATTTAAAAGT aaTGCATTGGATAAATCACGTGAACAATTAACAGAATCACAAAATTTAGTatgtaaattacaaatatcacttgaaaatgaaaaaagaacaacaaataaattacaacaaGAGCTTAATAATACTGTACAAGTTATAACacaatttgataatgaaaaaataagagGACAATCAGAACGTGCTAgacttgaaattaattatcaaacatCAAAAATTGAACGTCAACATCTTCTTgatcaagttaaaataatgaaaacagAAAATGTACAATTACaacaaacaattgaaattcTTGAGGCTAatttatctgaaaaaaatattcacaatcAATCAATGGAAAATTCTGTTATTGAATTGAGAAATCAATTGTTACATTTGCAATCAATAATGTCAAg caatcttgaaaaattacaaaaagaaCAAGAGTATTTAAGatgttcatttaaaaatgtaacagatatttatggaaaaattgaaaatattagtaAACAAGTTTTAACATCATgtaatcaagataaaaatgagcttgaagaaattaaacaaaaattagctATTGCAATATTAGCACAGACgccaataaatttttcagctTCAAAAACACCAGACACATTt ATGAATCAAGAGTTACGTGAATTttctgataaaattaataacagaaaaattgatgataaattagatgaaatatgtaaaaatttacaaaatatcaaTGTCGTTCCATCAAATGTTACCCAAGTAACAAAACAAgctgaatttaatattgaagattttgattaa
- the LOC122854578 gene encoding protein CLP1 homolog: MTEEKSVSKEYKLDPDCELRFEIESKNEKTVVELKAGQAEVFGTELVKGKKYEFGSGAKIAVYSWQGCTLDLIGKPDVIYIAKETPMSIYLNVHAAMERMREAAEKSNDVKGPITMVVGPNDVGKSTLSRILLNYAVRIGRRPIFVDLDVGQGQIAIPGTMSALLVERPSNIVEGFSQQAPLVFHYGQKTPSANTTLYNLLVSRLAEVCSERLQGNKKARASGIIINTCGWINGEGYKLLTHAAQALEVDAILVLDQERLYNELVRDMPEFVKVVFLPKSGGVVSRSQQFRIESRDQKVREYFYGIKTPLYPHNIDIKWSDAKIYKIGAPVLPASCMPLGMKAEDNLTKLVAVTPGPNLLHHLLSVSFADSPEDDVVQTNVAGFVCVTKVDVDKQTITVLSPQPKLLPNSVLLLSDIQFMDSN; the protein is encoded by the exons atgactgAAGAAAAATCTGTCAGTAAAGAATACAAACTTGATCCAGATTGTGAATTACGTTTTGAGATTGAgagtaaaaatgaaaagactGTTGTAGaa ctAAAAGCTGGACAAGCCGAGGTTTTTGGTACAGAATTAgtaaaaggtaaaaaatatgaatttggATCTGGTGCTAAAATAGCTGTATATTCATGGCAAGGTTGTACACTTGATTTAATTGGTAAACCagatgttatatatattgcaaAAGAAACACCAatgagtatatatttaaatgtacatGCAGCAATGGAAAGAATGCGTGAAGCTgctgaaaaatcaaatgatgtTAAGGGTCCAATAACAATGGTTGTTGGTCCAAATGATGTTGGTAAATCAACATTAAgtagaatattattaaattatgctGTACGAATTGGACGACGTCCAATATTTGTTGATCTTGATGTTGGACAAGGACAAATAGCAATACCAGGAACAATGAGTGCATTACTTGTTGAAAGACcatcaaatattgttgaagGTTTTAGTCAACAAGCACCACTTGTATTTCATTATGGTCAAAAAACACCAAGTGCAAATACaacattatataatttacttgTATCACGTTTAGCTGAAGTATGTTCTGAACGTTTACAAGGTAATAAAAAAGCACGTGCATctggtattattataaatacatgtgGTTGGATAAATGGTGAaggttataaattattaacacatGCTGCACAAGCACTTGAAGTTGATGCAATACTTGTACTTGATCAAGAAAGATTATATAATGAACTTGTTAGAGATATGCCAGAATTTGTTAAAGTTGTATTTTTACCAAAAAGTGGTGGTGTTGTATCAAGAAGTCAACAATTTAGAATTGAATCAAGAGATCAAAAAGTTagagaatatttttatggtATTAAAACACCATTATATCcacataatattgatattaaatggTCTGAtgctaaaatatataaaattggtgCACCTGTATTACCAGCATCATGTATGCCACTTGGTATGAAAGCTGaagataatttaacaaaacttGTTGCTGTTACACCAGGACCAAATTTATTACATCATTTATTATCAGTATCATTTGCTGATTCACCAGAGGATGATGTTGTCCAAACAAATGTTGCTGGATTTGTATGCGt gacCAAAGTTGATGTTGATAAGCAAACAATAACTGTTTTAAGTCCACAACCAAAATTATTACCCAACTCAGTTTTACTTTTATCGGATATCCAATTTATGGATAGcaattga